The Streptococcus pantholopis genome has a segment encoding these proteins:
- a CDS encoding sulfite exporter TauE/SafE family protein, with the protein MTNSLILHMIQLMLVSLIVWVIFLIVRNARRRQIDLRDRFFTGFGIGLVTDLLDTLGIGTFATTTTLFKATQLVKDDRQIPATMTTAHVIPVLVEALCFITIVEVDLTTLVCMAAAAFSGAFLGARLTKNWNTQKVQMVLGVLLIIAAFFMVYRMLTNPGADIANDIRGLSGIRLLIGIVFDFIIGMLMTMGLGNYAPELIFFSLMGISPAIALPVMMLNAAMIMVAGSKQFIESDRVHWPGVLGIIIGGVFGVLIAAFFLTSLDIDKLKILVVFIALYTGLMLLRSALIRSK; encoded by the coding sequence ATGACTAATTCACTTATACTTCATATGATTCAGCTGATGCTGGTCAGCTTAATTGTCTGGGTCATTTTTTTAATAGTGAGAAATGCCCGCAGACGGCAGATTGATTTAAGAGATCGATTTTTTACGGGTTTTGGAATCGGTTTAGTGACTGATTTATTAGATACACTGGGAATCGGAACGTTTGCGACAACAACGACACTTTTTAAGGCCACCCAGCTAGTTAAGGATGACCGTCAAATTCCTGCGACTATGACAACGGCCCATGTTATTCCGGTTTTAGTGGAGGCCCTGTGTTTTATTACTATTGTGGAGGTGGATCTGACTACCCTAGTCTGCATGGCGGCAGCAGCCTTCTCTGGCGCTTTTCTTGGAGCACGGCTGACCAAAAATTGGAACACTCAGAAAGTCCAGATGGTTTTAGGGGTTCTGCTGATTATTGCGGCTTTTTTTATGGTCTACCGTATGCTGACAAATCCTGGTGCAGATATTGCTAACGATATTCGCGGTCTGTCGGGAATCAGACTGCTTATCGGTATCGTTTTTGACTTCATCATCGGAATGCTGATGACTATGGGACTGGGCAATTATGCGCCGGAACTTATTTTTTTCTCGCTGATGGGAATCAGCCCGGCTATTGCACTTCCGGTTATGATGTTAAATGCAGCCATGATTATGGTTGCCGGCTCCAAACAGTTTATCGAATCAGACCGAGTACACTGGCCCGGGGTATTAGGTATCATTATCGGCGGAGTCTTCGGTGTTTTAATCGCAGCATTTTTCCTGACCAGCCTGGATATCGATAAGCTTAAAATTCTAGTCGTTTTTATCGCCCTCTATACAGGTTTGATGCTGCTGCGCTCAGCTCTTATCCGATCAAAATAA
- a CDS encoding HXXEE domain-containing protein: MTSALLAFLAIVLFMIHEFEEIVRVRPWIDKKGSDPRLASEMFISGRASYPSAETVAALIMEEFILAGLVLFAGIIFRLPELVLAITLGHTLHLFVHIGQALSFRIWVPGSITSVLTMPVLLLSIAVFILSQSLNWLLLFILVPLIFAALLLNLNFLHSQSAKVEQLLHG, translated from the coding sequence ATGACTTCAGCTTTGTTGGCCTTTCTTGCGATTGTACTTTTTATGATTCACGAATTTGAAGAGATTGTGAGAGTTCGCCCTTGGATTGACAAGAAAGGGAGTGATCCTAGATTGGCGTCAGAAATGTTTATTTCAGGAAGAGCCTCCTATCCGTCAGCAGAGACGGTGGCTGCTTTAATCATGGAAGAGTTTATTCTGGCTGGTTTAGTTCTTTTTGCAGGCATTATTTTTCGTCTGCCGGAATTAGTCTTAGCGATTACATTAGGACATACGCTGCATTTGTTTGTTCATATCGGTCAGGCCCTTTCTTTTCGTATTTGGGTGCCTGGCAGCATCACGTCTGTTTTAACCATGCCTGTGCTTTTACTGAGTATTGCTGTCTTTATTCTTTCTCAGTCTCTTAACTGGCTTCTTTTGTTTATTTTAGTACCGCTGATTTTTGCTGCTTTACTGCTTAATCTAAACTTTCTTCACAGTCAGTCCGCAAAGGTTGAACAGCTTTTGCATGGTTAG
- a CDS encoding GNAT family N-acetyltransferase: MSLILRPMAPEEYPLLEEFLYQAIFVPEGYPVPDRQIVQLPELQLYIKDFGRDLHDKAMVAEVNGQIAGAVWVRIMPDYGHIDDEIPSLSVSLLPSYRGQGIGRALLAAFLVWLKMEGCQRVSLSVQKANPAFYLYQQLGFQIFRQNKEDCIMICDLSNL; this comes from the coding sequence ATGTCACTTATTTTACGTCCTATGGCTCCGGAAGAATATCCGCTTTTGGAAGAATTCCTCTATCAGGCAATTTTTGTACCTGAGGGTTACCCAGTTCCTGACAGACAGATTGTTCAGCTGCCGGAACTGCAGCTATATATCAAAGATTTTGGCCGAGATTTGCACGACAAGGCCATGGTGGCAGAAGTAAACGGTCAGATTGCGGGAGCAGTTTGGGTGCGGATTATGCCTGATTATGGGCACATCGATGATGAGATACCGTCGCTTTCTGTTTCACTGCTTCCTTCTTACCGCGGACAGGGTATTGGCAGAGCTTTACTGGCTGCTTTTCTTGTCTGGCTTAAAATGGAGGGCTGTCAAAGGGTCTCTTTGTCTGTGCAAAAGGCCAATCCTGCTTTTTACCTCTACCAGCAGCTTGGTTTTCAGATTTTTCGGCAAAATAAGGAAGACTGTATTATGATTTGCGATTTATCCAACTTGTAA